The DNA region CTTTAAAAGTTTCTACACTCCAGTAATTTTGAGTTTCAGCTGTAGAACAGTAACACTGCTACTTAGTATAGGACAAAAAGGGTTTAAATGTCCATAACATAAATGCACATGAATGGGTTAGAATGTGCATCCCTCGTGCCTGGAGTGTGTGGATTCTCTCCTCAGTGAGTGCTCTGTTCCCCCAGTGGCAGGTCCAGCAGGACATGCCTGGCCCGCTGCGCGGCCGGcggcacctgcagcagcagcagcagctccagcacccacagcagctccagcagcagctccatgttcCTCCAGCACAGTCGGAAGACCCCGGGGGCCACGGGCACCTGCGTGGCTGTGAGACCcccctgcaggagaggaggcCAGAAGGTGAGAAAGGCTGGGAAATCCAGTGTCCACAAGAGCACCTGTTCTGGAGAGAATCCAATTAATGCATACTTTAGActgtgtttgtggtttttttcttttcaaaatgagaTTTGAAAGATGTTTGCTACATAGTAAAATCTGAAATCTAGCATTTTCTGATTACATTTAAATTTGTCTTAATGCCTTTCAAGATTTAATTGcattatacatttttatttgttaatatGTGATAGTATATGTGTTATTTATTGCTTAGTTGTGATTTTAAACAATAGGGTTACAGGTTTCCTCGGGACTCCAGGATTTGTCTCTAAGAGATAGGGGTGGACATCGCAGAGATTTCCATGACCTTGGGGTAAACACTCGGCAAGCCATGGTGCACGTTCAAGAATCCAAAACTGGTATGTTTAAATTAGACTCTAGACATGTAAGCAGTTTGAAATGGAGggatttcctttatttctgctcttaGTTTCCCCTAAAGAGCCAAGTAAAAAGAATCTTCAGAGTGTATTAGAAAAAGATAAGGAGTTGTTGCTGGTAGCTGAAGAGGAGCACAGAGCGTTGTCCTGGCAGCTGAAGCCTGTACAGGAAACTCCAGAGGGCAGATGAGTGTCTGATAACAGCGAGCCATAGCTCACGGGGTTAGAGCAGATCAGGATCACCACTGACCTCTAATCTTTGTCTGCCTGCCCTAGCTTAAAGAACTGTCTCAGCACTGTTGAATGGCTGTGAAGTGGTAACATTCTGTAACTGTTACCACGGTGGCTCTCGTTTCaggtttttcaggaaaaatgatCAAGCTGACCACCAACCACTTCCGCCTGACGTCGCGCCCGCAGTGGGCGCTGTACCAGTACCACGTTGGCTACAGCCCCGAGATGGAGGCGCGGCGCCTGCGCTCCGCCCTGCTCTTCCAGCACGAGGAGACCATCGGCAAGACCCATGCCTTTGATGGCTCCATACTGTTCCTGCCAAAGAAACTTGAGAACAAGGTATGATACGAGAatgctgtttgattttttatCGTGACTTGCAGTTTGTTCTTGTTTCTCACTAGCTAGGTGAGGTTAGGGAATTGATGTTCCACCAGCAGTGTTTAGTTGGATTGAATATATCAGTATAAGCTAGTTTGTGTAGAGAAACTTGGTAATAAACTTCTGGTTCTAATGGTTAATTTCTAGAATCACCCTCTGCACAGAAGTGATAGTACATACAgtgtttctccttttgttttctttgtactTAAATCTTTTCATACCTTCTGTATTTTAACACCCCACATAATTGAAAGGGTGGATGAGTTGGGTGTatgtggcaaggttttggtagctGGAGGGGTCAGGGTGGCTCCTATGGGAAGGGGTCAATGTCAGCCCTGTGTTGCACAGTCTTTGCCAGCCAGATTCAGAATGAACCCATCACAGGCTAAAGCTGAGCCCATCAGCAAAGTTGTTGGCACCTCTATGTATTTAAAAAGCAGGGGGAAATTGCAGAACAAAGAAAGATCTGAGAAGAAGGGAGCACCAGGGGGAAAACACCTCTGTACTGGTGGTaatccctgccctctgtgctgtgtgccacTCCTTGCTTCACTGCAGGGACTGGGTGTAGCCAGTGCTGTTCACAGAGGGGCCAGAGGAGTCTGGAGTGAAGCTGAGTTtggaaaagggagaggggaagaagTTTTCACTGTGTGTGCTAATCTTTGTCTTTTTGCTTCCCAGTATCTGAATCAGTAATTAAATATAGATTAGTTGGCAATATGTTAGCTTATTTCCTCAAGCTGAGTCCTTTTCCTGTCATGGTAATAGGTAAGTGATGCCCCTGCCTTCGTCTCGagttcagctgctctggggagagcCCCATTCTACCCTTGAGCTGTCTTCTCCCTGATGAGCAGAGTCTTGCAGGTTGTAGTTCACAGTCCTAGTGGGAGATTGAATCTACATTTCAGTTAGTCTTGAATTATTGCTTGGAATAAAAATGGCAAAGTCCAGTTTTATATTACTGGAGCAAAATGCAGAGACAGCGCTgtttgctctggttttgttAACCTCATTTCACTTTCTCAGGTTACTGAACTCTTCAGTAGGACTCGAAATGGGGAGGATGTGAAGATAACAGTCACACTCACTAATGAGTTGCCACCCACTTCACCTACTTGTCTGCAGTTTTACAACATCATTTTTAGAAGGTTTGCTGTACAAGTTATGTCTTTATAAGAAGTTACTCTAAAAAAGTTTTTGCACTCTGAGGAATAGCATACAACAAATAAGTAttgtaaatataaatttttaagcCTTTCTGGCTACTGTTACTGTGGGGCCAGCCACATCTGGCAATACTGTAAAGTGCAGTTGTGTGTATTTCTGGGCCATGTTAGTGTGAAAGGAGTTCATGCTGTTGTAGGCAGTTACAACACCCCACCTCCTTTTTGTGTGTGGGTTTGCCTCTTAAAGCAAATTACAGAGCAGGACACTGAACTGGAAATGTCCTCCTTTGTGACTGTAGTCTTCGCTCTTGACCCTGGTACCTGGCCTGTGTGGTTCACCTGAAACGTAGCCTGTTGGgactgctgctttcagctggtTGGTGAAGGGTGGAGTTGGACATGAACTTCTCACCTGATTATTGTTAATATGTGTCCATGACCTTTATATTGAGTTTAATGAGAAGTTCATATTTTACATAACCAGATGAGCAATGAGTTTGTGCATAGGGATTGGACCATGCATGATTTGAtgattatgatgatgatgataataatagtaataatgcTAAAGGATAtcaatttttctatttttaggcTTTTGAAGATGCTGAATTTGCAGCAGATTGGACGTAATTATTACAACCCCAGTGATCCAGTCAGCATCCCTAACCACAGGTTAGGCAGAACCCCTTGGTTTTGAGAGGGGTGCAGGGGCGTGGCTGATGGAAGGAACTGGGCAGTGTCCAGCTGGATAAACGGCTGGTCTTTTTGTTCTAAAAGTCTCCTGAATACCTACACACTTTGCCTCACACTTTATGAGATACTTAACAGCATGAAATGGATTTCTTAGCTGACTAAGATAGCtacctgtaaaatatttttgattttgttaaCCTTCAAGAGCTTGTTTGTATTTGGATGATGGCTTCATTGTGCCATCACTGCTCTCTGGTGTCTGTGAAAGTGGGCAGGAATAAGGGGTCAGAATAAAGATGCTCTAAAGCACACTAAGATTTTGTGTGTTCTCTTTTGCCAGGCTGATGGTGTGGCTGGGCTTCACAAGTTCCATCCTGCAGTATGAGGAGAACATCATGCTGTGTGCAGACGTGAGCCATAAGGTTCTCCGTGGGGAGACAGTGCTGGATACTATGCACAGCCTTCACTCCCAGGTTggagaggagagatttagagACGCCTGTGCTAAAGAGCTGATTGGTTTAATTGTTCTCACAAAGTAAGTCTTCTTGGACTTTTGTTGTCTTGGAGAGTTCTTCATGCTCCATGTTCTGGAGTAGGCAATAAAACATCAGAAAGCCAGAAAATACTGTCATTGTGAAGCTAGCAACCTGTTCAAGGTGACAGCATTTGCAAAAGCAGGAAGTACACACTGGTTGTCTTTGGTTTTATTACAGTTTAGCTTGTGGTAGAATTGAGAACCTATTACAGTTGAAAACTTGAAGGTATTAATTCTGAAAGGGGCAAAACTTCCAACTAGCATGAGTACTGACAGTAACTTTGTCATCCCAgtgtatttcttttctatttgaGTTAAGATTTAAACAAAAAGTGATGAAATGTTTATGTAGGTACAATAACAGAACATACAGAATTGATGACATCGACTGGGATAACAATCCAAAGAGTACCTTCAGAAAATCAGATGGTTCTGAGATGAGCTTTGTGGAGTACTACAAAAAGGTATGAAAATTTAACTGTGTGTTTTATGCTTTAACTTGGAATGTTCAGTCATCGTTATGGGTTTACTTAGGATGCATGGGTTTCTaattcaaagtattttaatttaacagAATTTTGTTTAAAGGCCACTGTGCAATCTGAGATCAGTAACTAACCTGCACAGCATGGTTTCGTGAGAGTAGTCCATCCCAGGGAGTGGTTGGTCAGGCAAAGGGCCAGGAAGGCTGCTCAGATGAGCACGGAGCTCTTGGGAAAACTCAGAAGGGAAGCTTTGGgaaggtgggagcagagccaggtaATGTGGGAGGTACACAGATACATTGTCACAGCGTCCAGAACTGAGGTTGGGAAAGCCAAAGAGCCACGGATTGAGTGTGTCTGTCATGGGTGGACCACTGAGGCCTCCCTCTCTAACTGTCAGGTCTTCATGCAGACCAGCTTCAGCAGAAACAGGGTGGAGCTCAAGGTTATGGGAAGGCTCAATTTCAGAAACTTCACTTGGCAGCCTTGTTTGATTCTTGTGATTTCTTAAATTCAGTTGCTCTGTAGGGCAGGAACTTTGTCCATTGCTGAAGTGGAAGGAGCATCCCAGTATTGAGTTAGATACTCCAGATGATACTGCCTCAAGCAAGGCACAggctttgtttctgttgtctctTACACGTCAGTAGTTTGATGGCATCAGTTGAGAGAATAGCGCTTCCCTGCTTTGCCTTTTCTGGCAAAACCAATTCTTCTGAGATGTGCTAATTGAAAAAGGTTACCTGGTGgcttttgggtttattttaggAACAATACTTGTTTTCTAAAGTGAGCATTATTATTCAGAAATAATAATGTTTGTTATGAGTAACTTGTTTGTTTGGAGTAAATTAACATGCAGTCTATATTTCTGATACAGCAATATAACATAGAAATTAGTGATTGGATGCAGCCCGTCCTGATCAGTcagatgaagaggaagagagggaaCATACAAGGATCTGTGGCTCTGattccagagctgtgctccctAACAGGTACTATAGCATTTTTCCATATCAAAGCATCTGTCAAACCATAATGCCTACTGAAAGAGGTATTTTGACAGCAGCTTTCTGCAGAGTTCAGGGGAAACTGTTTTGTCTGTATAAATGTGAGTTTAGGAACACATTTTGTAGCTACAAGATTGGATATTTAAATGGGACTGGAAAGCTTGAGGAGGTTTGTTGTTGCATAGTGTTTAGTTATGGTGTTCAACATCAGAACTCTGAAAAGTTGTAGAGTTTTGGTCGTAGAACTTCTGTTGGAAAAgagcaatttactagaaaatgATGATAATTTTGTAAGATACATAAATACATGTTTTGCACTAGCAGTACCTGAACATCTCAGCactgtttgttttgatttgaaaaCGGAACTGAAGAGCTGCAATGCCTTGTGTGGTTTCCTCTCAAGTGcaaaaatccaggattttttttcatgccaaTGGGAATGTATGTACAGGAAGCAACTGGAAACTTGGGCTACTATTGCCTCCACTTCCTGTGTCTGCAGGACATGTAGCACTAATCTGCACGAGCAGCAAGTTTAATTTTTACAGTCCTTCATCTTAATTTGGACTCAGAAAAGGCTTTGTTGTTGGCAGGGCTGACTGACAAGATGCGCAGCGATTTCAATATGATGAAGGACTTGGCCATCCACACACGGCTGCCACCTGAGCAGAGGCAGCGCGAGCTTGGCAGGCTTCTGAACTACATCCAAAAGTATGGCACCTAACGTCCTCTCTGTCTCATGAAAGATGTTATAACAAAGTTCTTGCAGTGAAACTTCTGAAATCTTGCTAGTTTTAAAAAAGTCAGCAGGAACAaatttctcacatttttcatttatatcttgtttttaaacagagatGACAATGTTCAGAAGGAGCTCCGAAACTGGGGTTTAAGCTTTGATAATAAATCAGTGTCCTTTACAGGAAGAATTGTTCAAGGAGAAAAGATCTTTCAATCAGGAGCCATggtaaataataaatcaacttCTAAAATCTTCTGGATGTCTCACTGATTAAACAAGTTCTTAAGGAAGGAAATAGTACTTTTTGGTTTATAAGTGAAAGATAGAGAGTGAAAATGTTATACACAAGTCTTTGTCCAAGCAGGAGATTTGCAGATTTCTTAAGTTGTTCCCAAGCTGTGGTTAGAAACCCTTGAAGGCACTCTATCACAGTAGGGCTATCCTTGGAGGACAGTCCTTCTGGTCAGGCACACagtccaggagagcagagatgtTTGCCATTAGTTTCCGTCTATTAAAGAGGAGGTGCCAAGGCTTTGCGGTGAAAAGCCACTAATGATTTCAGCTCGGTAGCTAGAACACGGGCAGTGTGTGTTCAGGCACAGGTAGGATGAGCCATATGAGCAGTGGAGATGTGCATTCAGTCAGAGGCTGTTGTCAAACATGAGCTCTTTGCTCTGCAGTTCGATTACAACCCTCAGTTTGCTGACTGGACCAAGGAGACGCGCGGTGTGCCCCTGATCCGCTCCATGCCCATGGACAGCTGGCTGCTCATCTACACGCGCCGCAACTACGATGTGGCCAacaccctgctgcagagcctcttCAAGGTCACCCCCTCCATGGGCATCCACATGAACAGGCCAAGCATGTGAGTGTCCTCACTGAGCTGAGGGAAACTGTCACCATGTTGGGCTGTTCAGCGAGGGGAGGGTGTAGTGTGTCACACAGCCGATGTGTGGGAGGTTTTCAATAAAGCAGAGTTGCTTTCAGTATGCAGattgttctgttttctcttgtgATTGGCTTTCCTTACTCATACTTCTATTTCTGAGAGCTTTTCATATGCCAAAACTAAGAGGTCTCAGACAGACAGTCATTGAGCAAACCCTTCTCTAAGGAGTATTTTCTGCTGACTTAGGATGTATTCTGATTCTGATCTGTTCTCCTTGCAAATATCCTCCCTTGAGTACCCGtacttgcttttaattttgaatttcattgTGTTTGGAAGCCTAAGTTTGGAGGTGATTCCTTTTAATCTTCAGATGTGTGAAAGTGGTTTGCTAATAGCTGTAAATGTGACATTTCATATACTATTGATGCGTAGTGAGCTTTTATGCTTTTGGTGAAGTTTCAGTAGCTGTTagctgttctttttctgtaagaattttctctttcttttcaggaTTGAAGTAGATGATAGAACAGAAGCATATTTAAGGGTTTTACAGCAAAGGGTTACCTCTGACATAAACATAGTATGTATTTAAATCCATAATTTCAAATCCTGTTTCTCTCTGTAACTGGTGTTTAGTGGGATTTGCTCTCAGAACTGCAACTTTGGGCTCCTGAGAATCCACTATGTACCTACTAATCCTCCTGTGCAAACCTAACAGTGACCATGGGTATCCTTCTGGATAAGAGCCTTTGGTTCTGAAGTACAGACACTGACACTTTGCAGTTCTTCCTTTCACTGTGAACATTTGAATATTTCTCTTGCGCATAAGAGCTTTTTCCTAAAGAACTGTTTAAGTGCTGTATAGCTCTGAGAATGCAGCTTcttacaaagattttttttccttcaaaggtAGTTTGTATCTTGTCTAGCTCCCGAAAGGATAAATATGATGCCATCAAGAAATACCTGTGCACAGACTGCCCCGTCCCCAGCCAGTGTGTGCTGGCTCGCACTTTGAGTAAACCGCAGACTATCATGACTGTGGCAACAAAAATTGCCTTGCAAATGAACTGTAAAATGGGTGGAGAGCTCTGGAGTGTTGAGATCCCCGTAAGTATTTTCTTAGAATGGTAACTGCTCTTTATGAGgctttatttcaaaagcaaggCCGGTATGCACCAGGTCCATGCTGTGTGTATTGCCTTGCAGCTGAAGCAGGTGATGATTGTGGGCATTGATTGTTACCATGACACTGTCTCTGGGAAGCAGTCCATCGCGGGCTTCGTCGCCAGCCTCAATCAGTCACTCACACGGTAAGAGCAGGCTGCCACaggtaaaaaaccccaaaacagtaaaaaaccctttcctttgACTGAAAAACAGCTTCAATGGGGTGGTCCAtcaggaaaatgcaaaattgGTTTGCTGTAATGGTTAATGTGAAACATATTGTGAATTTTTCCCACTGCACCCCTTGAAGGAGTGACATTGTCCCACATTGCTTGAGAGAGGGGTCAAGTGGTGGGATGAATAGAGAGCATCAGGGTGACAGGGTCTTTCCCCTTTTGTGTTGACTTGTGTGAAAGGCTGTTCTTGGTTGAGAAGAATTTTAAGTCATGCTGTAGCACTTTTACCGTGTTTTTATTTAGGGGGAATATTCTCCTAGAACCCCAGCTCTTCCTTGCCTGCATTGACTCACAACACCCATAAAGACTAAGTGGTCAtgggcattttaaaaataaactcattGCAGTAAGCCTGGGAAATGCTTTGAAGGtctctttcattttgttcttcACAGGTGGTTCTCCCGCTGCGTTGTTCAAAGTCGTGGGCAAGAACTTGTGGATGGAATCAAAACCTGCTTGCAAAGTAAGGGAAGGAGTTCTTGTAGAGCCAGATCTAAGAACTGACAATTCAGCTTCCTCAAagccctcctctcctgctggccTGAGGGGAGGCTTTACCAGCCTGCACTTGGATAACAACAGATTAAACATTCTGTTATAAGTACTGCTAAAAATGAATAGCATCTTGTGTAAATCTTTCAATGATTCCCACATTCTTTTGCAATAATTAAAAACTACTGAGTAGTGCACTTCCAAGAATGCTTTAAGGGAGTCTGATTTCAAGGAGGGCAGCTCCTGCTATGAGAGaggccagcagagcaggtgtgTCCTTGGGTCCTTTCTGTTTGTGGGTGCACAGACAGGTGCAAAGCAGAGCTCTTCCTTGCAAGTATGTTTGTGTAGCTGGATGCTGACCCATTTCAGGTTACTGAAGGATTGAGGACCTTACTTTTCCAACTTGCTGGTTTTCTAGgaataaaaatctgtttctgttttggaaTGAATTGTCATTACAACTAATGGCTTTTACTCTTGTTTTTTTAAGCTGCTCTGAGGAACTGGTCTAAATGGAATAAGTCTTTGCCCTCTCGTATTTTTGTGTATCGTGATGGTGTTGGAGATGGACAACTCAATACTTTGGTTAATTATGAAGTGCCTCAATTTCTGGATTGCTTGAAGAGTATTGGTACTGACTACAGGTAAATCTGTTACTACCAACCCTCTTCTTTACACTGGCAGAGAAATAAACACTGGGATAC from Camarhynchus parvulus chromosome 15, STF_HiC, whole genome shotgun sequence includes:
- the PIWIL1 gene encoding piwi-like protein 1 → MTGRARARGRPPRQTPLPAAVGDAPVQQDMPGPLRGRRHLQQQQQLQHPQQLQQQLHVPPAQSEDPGGHGHLRGCETPLQERRPEGLQVSSGLQDLSLRDRGGHRRDFHDLGVNTRQAMVHVQESKTGFSGKMIKLTTNHFRLTSRPQWALYQYHVGYSPEMEARRLRSALLFQHEETIGKTHAFDGSILFLPKKLENKVTELFSRTRNGEDVKITVTLTNELPPTSPTCLQFYNIIFRRLLKMLNLQQIGRNYYNPSDPVSIPNHRLMVWLGFTSSILQYEENIMLCADVSHKVLRGETVLDTMHSLHSQVGEERFRDACAKELIGLIVLTKYNNRTYRIDDIDWDNNPKSTFRKSDGSEMSFVEYYKKQYNIEISDWMQPVLISQMKRKRGNIQGSVALIPELCSLTGLTDKMRSDFNMMKDLAIHTRLPPEQRQRELGRLLNYIQKDDNVQKELRNWGLSFDNKSVSFTGRIVQGEKIFQSGAMFDYNPQFADWTKETRGVPLIRSMPMDSWLLIYTRRNYDVANTLLQSLFKVTPSMGIHMNRPSMIEVDDRTEAYLRVLQQRVTSDINIVVCILSSSRKDKYDAIKKYLCTDCPVPSQCVLARTLSKPQTIMTVATKIALQMNCKMGGELWSVEIPLKQVMIVGIDCYHDTVSGKQSIAGFVASLNQSLTRWFSRCVVQSRGQELVDGIKTCLQTALRNWSKWNKSLPSRIFVYRDGVGDGQLNTLVNYEVPQFLDCLKSIGTDYSPRLTVIVVKKRVGARFFAEIGGGLKNPPPGTVVDTVVTRPEWYDFFVVSQTVKNGCVAPTHYNVIYDTSQLKPDHVQRLTYKLCHMYYNWSGIIRVPAPCQYAHKLAFLVGQSIHREPNLMLSDRLYYL